One genomic segment of Novisyntrophococcus fermenticellae includes these proteins:
- a CDS encoding XRE family transcriptional regulator, whose product MLYGVEYVREICTKRNLAVSVLEKDCGFSNGYLNPKKLRKIPYERAVTIANYLNADLNRILGNIEQDSQLTRRDERDIAKDLDRIMEEIKSGEDGPLYYNGKEIDEASLSLLENAIEFALKEAKKENKIKYNPYKNQNKNKNR is encoded by the coding sequence ATGTTATATGGAGTAGAGTATGTGAGGGAAATATGTACCAAAAGGAATCTTGCTGTTTCTGTGCTTGAAAAAGATTGTGGTTTTTCAAACGGATATTTAAACCCTAAAAAATTACGTAAAATACCGTATGAAAGAGCAGTAACAATAGCGAACTATCTTAATGCTGACTTAAACAGGATACTTGGTAACATAGAACAGGATAGCCAATTAACAAGGCGTGATGAACGAGATATAGCGAAAGATCTTGATAGGATAATGGAGGAGATAAAAAGTGGTGAAGATGGTCCATTGTATTATAATGGAAAGGAGATAGATGAGGCGTCTTTAAGTTTATTAGAAAATGCTATTGAATTTGCATTAAAAGAGGCAAAAAAAGAAAACAAGATTAAATACAATCCCTATAAGAATCAAAATAAGAATAAAAATAGGTGA
- a CDS encoding D-alanyl-D-alanine carboxypeptidase family protein, whose product MRVKRMTKKAVLGLAAVALICVNMTMNAGAAVNNANVFPVETNSWQGWPQAPDISSGTGILLDAKTGQILYDKGMDDQRYPASITKIMTSLVAIENSTPETQVTFTQTGMADAYSGSSNIIPKLGETFTMEQCIYMIMLKSANDVSTQVAETIGGSVENFVNMMNQKAEELGCINTHFNNANGLPDDNHYTSAHDMALIAQTALKNETFQKVVNTREYVVPATNLSGARDYANHHKMLLEGTNWSYTGCVGGKTGYTDASQSTLVTYAERDGLELIAVVMYGLGDDAVYGDTTLLMDYGFTNFKAGEDGKIQTADNKIIYENTALTKKEYEKKTAEPTLSEEPEDTPEPEKDSVISDSDTTIKRADMGAYIAMGVLSGLVFLGVVLIIVVLVKNKNKRI is encoded by the coding sequence ATGCGGGTAAAGCGAATGACAAAAAAGGCGGTGCTAGGTTTAGCCGCTGTGGCACTGATTTGTGTGAATATGACAATGAATGCAGGGGCAGCAGTTAATAATGCTAATGTATTTCCGGTCGAAACAAACAGCTGGCAGGGATGGCCCCAGGCGCCCGATATTTCCAGTGGCACTGGAATTTTGCTGGATGCAAAGACAGGACAGATTCTCTATGATAAGGGAATGGATGACCAGAGATATCCCGCAAGTATTACAAAAATCATGACATCTCTGGTGGCTATAGAAAACAGCACGCCTGAAACGCAGGTAACATTTACACAGACAGGTATGGCAGATGCCTATTCGGGAAGTTCTAATATCATTCCCAAGCTTGGGGAAACATTTACGATGGAACAGTGCATCTACATGATTATGCTGAAGTCGGCAAACGATGTCTCTACCCAGGTGGCTGAGACCATCGGGGGCAGTGTTGAGAATTTTGTTAACATGATGAACCAGAAGGCTGAAGAGTTGGGATGCATAAACACACATTTTAATAATGCAAACGGACTTCCGGATGACAATCACTATACATCCGCTCATGACATGGCATTAATTGCCCAGACAGCCTTAAAGAATGAAACCTTCCAGAAGGTTGTAAATACCCGCGAATACGTAGTACCAGCCACAAATCTGTCAGGAGCCCGGGATTATGCCAACCATCATAAGATGCTGCTGGAGGGAACCAATTGGAGCTATACGGGATGTGTGGGAGGTAAGACAGGGTATACTGATGCATCCCAGAGTACACTTGTGACTTATGCCGAACGAGATGGACTGGAATTAATTGCGGTTGTAATGTATGGTCTCGGAGATGATGCAGTGTATGGAGATACCACACTTCTCATGGATTATGGGTTTACGAATTTCAAAGCAGGTGAGGATGGGAAGATACAGACAGCCGATAATAAAATCATTTATGAAAATACGGCATTAACGAAGAAGGAATATGAAAAGAAGACGGCTGAACCCACACTCTCTGAAGAACCGGAAGACACGCCTGAGCCAGAGAAGGATTCCGTAATCTCTGATTCAGATACAACTATTAAAAGGGCAGATATGGGTGCCTATATTGCGATGGGTGTTTTATCCGGACTTGTTTTTCTGGGAGTTGTGTTGATTATCGTAGTATTGGTCAAGAATAAAAATAAGAGAATCTGA
- a CDS encoding HPr family phosphocarrier protein — translation MVSRKVKVINPSGLHLRPAGILCNKAMNYKSLITFEYEDKIKTGVANAKSVLSVLGACVKSGDVIELKCEGEDEEEALEALTLAIESGLGE, via the coding sequence ATGGTTAGCAGAAAGGTCAAAGTTATAAATCCTTCAGGTCTTCACTTAAGACCTGCAGGAATCTTGTGTAATAAGGCGATGAATTATAAATCGCTGATTACCTTTGAATACGAGGATAAAATCAAGACCGGCGTAGCGAATGCGAAAAGTGTCTTAAGCGTTCTTGGGGCATGTGTAAAGTCCGGGGATGTGATTGAACTGAAGTGTGAAGGAGAGGATGAAGAAGAGGCTCTGGAGGCCTTGACCTTGGCGATTGAAAGTGGGTTAGGAGAGTAA
- a CDS encoding endolysin-like domain-containing protein, producing MGNIESAVTWMERIAADDRHGYDQENRNGPDYDCSSFVGTALSQAGFNVSPSSTTRNLRSQLLNCGFKSIGVNEGRKRGDIFLKEGSHVITCVNASNIVHASINEKGTSLGGKTGDQTGAEICVKAFYPCSGGWEYHFRYGDGSTGGGSTSIWNTTGTATCTGDTVNYRQGPGTGYASLGKLNKGDTFEVDGQIQNGWVHMRFQGIIGWMLGQYVTANENPPAAIQEAGQPAYSEERVYYRAHVQNYGTLDAVRDGQTAGTIGKNIPMEAFWVDERIIRSRYGNEVRVYAKAHISDIGWKEIGYIEHDTIIGTQGQAKPLEAFQLTAEGLPSGVKIYYRCHVSDLGWLTWTEGGNISGTVGQAKAIQAIQIKIQ from the coding sequence ATGGGAAATATAGAATCAGCAGTAACATGGATGGAACGAATTGCAGCAGATGACAGGCACGGATACGATCAGGAAAACAGGAATGGTCCTGATTATGATTGCTCTAGTTTTGTGGGAACTGCTCTCAGTCAGGCAGGATTCAATGTAAGTCCATCTTCTACAACAAGAAACCTGCGTTCACAGCTCTTAAACTGTGGTTTTAAAAGTATAGGTGTGAATGAGGGCAGAAAAAGAGGAGATATTTTTCTGAAAGAAGGGAGTCATGTTATAACCTGTGTGAATGCTAGCAATATTGTACATGCCTCCATAAACGAAAAGGGAACTTCTTTAGGAGGGAAAACCGGCGATCAGACAGGCGCAGAAATCTGTGTAAAAGCTTTTTATCCATGTTCTGGTGGCTGGGAGTATCATTTTAGATATGGCGACGGAAGTACTGGTGGTGGAAGTACAAGTATATGGAATACAACAGGTACTGCAACATGTACCGGGGATACGGTGAATTACCGTCAAGGTCCCGGAACAGGTTATGCCTCTCTCGGAAAGCTAAATAAAGGTGATACGTTTGAGGTTGACGGACAAATACAAAATGGTTGGGTACACATGAGATTTCAGGGAATAATTGGCTGGATGCTTGGTCAATATGTTACAGCAAACGAAAATCCACCGGCAGCCATTCAGGAGGCAGGACAACCTGCGTACTCTGAAGAACGAGTTTACTACAGGGCGCATGTGCAGAATTATGGGACTTTAGATGCAGTTAGGGATGGACAGACAGCAGGAACTATAGGAAAAAATATTCCAATGGAGGCCTTTTGGGTCGATGAGAGAATCATCCGGTCAAGATACGGAAATGAGGTAAGGGTATACGCAAAGGCCCATATCAGTGATATTGGATGGAAAGAAATAGGGTATATCGAACATGACACAATAATTGGGACACAAGGACAGGCAAAACCTTTGGAAGCCTTCCAACTTACAGCAGAAGGGCTTCCAAGTGGAGTGAAGATTTACTACCGCTGTCATGTTTCAGACTTGGGATGGCTGACTTGGACAGAAGGAGGAAATATAAGTGGAACCGTAGGACAGGCAAAAGCAATACAGGCAATTCAGATTAAGATTCAATAA
- a CDS encoding CdaR family protein, translated as MKKLLKNNLALKIISVIVAILIWYVVVEVSDPIRPQTYDVPVNITHANYIETGKKTYRIDDQYKTIKVTIRDNRTALSKIKEADIVAEADLTQIVDMNTSPVYVPVTVSCPGIRGENISLSRTTIPVIIEDIEQQTFNIDVDTGDTVPGRDYEVGKITLNPKTVTITGPKSIIKKIDRVKAEVSVDGMTEDGEKTANLVIYDKNGEPVTSDMGYLRFDIGSTPVQASVDLWKKENVKINIELEGSPARGYQVGEIITSPSEITVVGTDEALAELEQNGNQITIPVSKEVVDIKNQKSDVRGTLELSSVFDKDGTIRPSEGAAAIVINVTILPNGSKEFDLDVEAIKTNGLGENMSLSYDQPTLPIRIKASDDLLETFDSASMIDASIDLTGKGEGDYPVDVGIKLPDGYELVDTLKTTVHLKQKVQGTNTGP; from the coding sequence ATGAAAAAACTACTGAAAAATAACCTGGCCCTGAAAATTATTTCTGTGATTGTTGCAATACTAATCTGGTATGTGGTGGTGGAAGTCAGTGATCCGATAAGACCCCAGACCTATGATGTCCCTGTCAATATTACGCATGCAAATTATATTGAGACAGGAAAGAAAACTTACCGGATTGATGATCAGTACAAAACCATCAAAGTTACCATCCGGGATAATCGGACGGCTCTCTCAAAGATTAAAGAGGCGGATATTGTAGCAGAGGCGGATTTAACTCAGATTGTAGATATGAATACCTCGCCGGTATATGTTCCGGTTACCGTGTCCTGCCCGGGCATAAGGGGGGAGAACATATCCTTGTCCAGAACAACAATTCCTGTCATCATAGAAGACATCGAACAGCAGACCTTTAATATCGATGTAGACACCGGAGATACAGTCCCGGGAAGGGATTATGAGGTCGGTAAGATAACGCTGAATCCTAAAACGGTGACCATAACAGGGCCTAAATCCATCATTAAAAAGATCGACCGGGTAAAGGCTGAGGTCAGTGTGGACGGTATGACGGAAGATGGAGAAAAGACAGCGAATCTGGTAATCTATGATAAGAACGGGGAACCGGTCACCTCGGATATGGGCTATCTGAGATTTGACATCGGATCCACACCGGTACAGGCTTCCGTTGATTTATGGAAGAAAGAGAATGTCAAGATAAATATTGAACTGGAAGGAAGCCCTGCCAGGGGCTACCAGGTTGGTGAAATCATTACCTCGCCTTCAGAAATTACGGTTGTAGGGACAGATGAGGCACTGGCAGAACTGGAGCAGAATGGAAACCAGATAACGATTCCCGTTTCGAAGGAAGTGGTTGACATAAAGAATCAAAAATCGGACGTGCGGGGAACCCTGGAGCTTAGCAGTGTGTTTGATAAGGATGGCACGATACGTCCGAGCGAAGGCGCGGCCGCCATTGTCATCAATGTGACGATCCTTCCCAATGGAAGTAAAGAATTTGATCTGGATGTGGAGGCGATAAAAACGAATGGACTGGGTGAAAACATGAGTCTTTCTTATGATCAGCCTACCTTGCCGATTCGTATTAAAGCATCGGATGATTTACTCGAAACCTTTGATTCTGCTTCCATGATTGATGCTTCCATCGATCTTACCGGTAAAGGGGAAGGCGATTATCCCGTCGATGTTGGTATTAAACTGCCGGATGGGTATGAACTCGTAGATACACTCAAGACAACTGTACATCTGAAACAGAAAGTCCAGGGAACGAATACGGGACCGTAA
- a CDS encoding GBS Bsp-like repeat-containing protein produces MMNNPFFDRMNPKFRVKALGRRLNTDKKSIIISRKGLGILGTIFTVLIGTLAMLLSRSIFWMLRTWNNLSMEELVYHLKSPLQGTNDGMIKDYIISCLIITVICAIVLTAVFIIIRKNRLAHHITILTTLLISTLTIILSVRHVWNTLDITTFSNNHSTYSTFIDDNYVNPQDVSLTFPESKRNLVYIYLESMESTYANKENGGAFDVNLIPELTQLSEDNENFSGGSEQLNGGISLTGTGWTVAAMFGQTSGLPLLIPIDDNSMNTQEHFFPGITALGDILNSAGYQQSLLIGSEAEFGGRKLYFTEHGNYDMWDYNYFKNNGSIPADYRVWWGFEDNRLFQFATEKLTEMSSTGQPFNLTLLTVDTHFEDGYPCPDCPNVFDDQYANVMACSSRKVAAFVHWIQQQEFYENTTIIISGDHPTMDSDFCDDVKDEYQRKVYTTYINSAVEPENNTFREYSTLDAFPTTLAAMGVTIDGNRLGLGTNLFSNIPTLIERFGVDSINSELVKKSILMEDLTSNISSGYDLHISEKSESEPAQPKITADISVTPYDYHTGKFRVTVENIQSDHEIQAIRCAVWASEDQSDLQWYESGIQSDGSYVTNVMARDFNYYESLYNVHVYAVNPLGETELIGMTTGEIN; encoded by the coding sequence ATGATGAACAATCCTTTTTTTGACAGAATGAATCCTAAATTCCGTGTTAAGGCGCTAGGAAGGCGATTGAATACAGATAAAAAAAGTATAATTATTTCTAGGAAGGGCTTGGGGATTCTTGGAACAATTTTTACAGTATTGATTGGAACTTTGGCCATGTTGCTTTCTCGCAGTATTTTTTGGATGTTGAGAACATGGAACAATTTATCCATGGAAGAATTGGTATATCATTTGAAATCGCCTTTGCAAGGTACAAATGATGGCATGATAAAGGACTATATCATTTCATGCCTGATTATTACGGTAATTTGTGCCATTGTACTTACAGCTGTATTTATTATTATACGTAAGAATAGGCTGGCACACCATATTACAATCTTAACAACATTGCTTATATCTACTTTAACGATTATACTATCTGTCAGGCATGTCTGGAATACTTTGGATATTACCACTTTCAGTAATAATCACAGTACATATTCAACGTTTATTGATGATAACTATGTGAATCCACAGGATGTGAGCTTAACTTTTCCGGAAAGTAAAAGAAATCTGGTATACATTTATTTGGAATCAATGGAAAGTACTTATGCAAACAAAGAAAATGGCGGAGCATTTGATGTAAATTTGATTCCTGAATTAACACAATTGTCCGAAGATAATGAAAATTTTTCAGGTGGTTCGGAACAATTGAATGGAGGAATCTCTCTTACAGGAACCGGGTGGACTGTGGCAGCTATGTTTGGCCAGACATCGGGGTTGCCATTGCTTATTCCAATTGATGATAACTCTATGAATACGCAGGAGCATTTTTTTCCGGGGATTACTGCACTTGGTGATATTCTGAATTCTGCTGGTTATCAGCAGAGCCTGCTGATTGGTTCTGAAGCAGAGTTTGGGGGCAGAAAACTGTATTTTACAGAACATGGAAATTATGACATGTGGGACTACAATTATTTTAAGAATAATGGTTCGATTCCTGCAGATTATCGTGTCTGGTGGGGATTTGAAGATAATCGACTTTTTCAATTTGCTACAGAAAAATTAACTGAGATGAGTTCTACAGGTCAGCCTTTTAATCTGACACTCCTAACCGTGGATACACACTTTGAAGATGGTTATCCATGTCCTGATTGCCCGAATGTTTTTGACGATCAGTATGCAAACGTTATGGCATGTTCCAGCAGAAAGGTAGCCGCATTCGTTCACTGGATTCAGCAGCAGGAATTTTATGAAAATACTACTATTATAATTTCTGGAGATCATCCCACTATGGATAGTGATTTTTGCGATGATGTAAAGGATGAATACCAGCGAAAGGTTTATACCACTTATATTAATTCAGCAGTTGAGCCTGAAAATAATACTTTTCGTGAGTACTCTACCTTGGATGCATTTCCGACTACATTGGCAGCAATGGGTGTAACAATTGATGGAAACAGGCTTGGGCTTGGAACGAATCTATTTTCGAATATACCAACACTAATTGAAAGATTTGGAGTAGATTCTATTAACTCTGAATTAGTTAAAAAGTCGATTTTAATGGAAGACTTAACTTCAAACATTTCTTCTGGATATGATTTGCATATTAGTGAGAAATCGGAATCAGAACCGGCACAGCCTAAAATCACCGCTGATATTTCCGTTACTCCATATGATTATCATACTGGAAAATTCAGGGTGACTGTTGAAAATATCCAGTCAGATCATGAAATCCAGGCAATCAGATGTGCGGTTTGGGCTTCCGAAGATCAAAGCGACCTTCAGTGGTATGAGTCGGGAATACAAAGTGATGGCTCTTACGTGACCAATGTTATGGCTAGAGACTTCAACTACTATGAATCACTTTATAATGTACATGTGTATGCAGTTAATCCCTTAGGAGAAACTGAGCTAATTGGAATGACAACGGGGGAAATTAACTAA
- a CDS encoding ImmA/IrrE family metallo-endopeptidase produces the protein MDINRSIKRLTSYYISLYGTNDPYKIAKLLGIHIVITPLGKALGYYKYIKRNKWIFINEEIIGNDSLFKVVLAHELGHAVLHRKENCCFMAHHTLLLVSKIERQANIFASYLLITDDMLQEFEGFTKEQFCDCTGYPMELIDLRIK, from the coding sequence TTGGATATTAATAGGAGTATTAAAAGACTTACATCATATTATATTAGTTTGTATGGGACAAATGATCCGTATAAAATTGCGAAATTGCTTGGAATACACATTGTAATCACCCCTTTAGGAAAGGCATTAGGCTACTACAAGTATATAAAGCGAAATAAATGGATTTTTATTAATGAAGAAATCATAGGTAATGATTCATTATTTAAAGTTGTGTTAGCACATGAATTGGGACATGCTGTCTTACATAGAAAAGAGAATTGTTGTTTCATGGCACATCATACACTCCTGCTTGTGTCTAAAATAGAGCGACAGGCTAATATATTTGCCTCTTATCTATTAATCACGGATGACATGCTGCAAGAATTTGAAGGATTTACAAAAGAACAGTTTTGCGATTGTACAGGATATCCGATGGAGCTTATTGATTTAAGGATAAAATGA
- a CDS encoding YfhO family protein produces the protein MFFSSKLKMLKKYPRLILALGLLVSACLVYYQYVFGNSIFIFNDIGADTQQQYIMQYNSIVNHIRDGNFSAWDFTNGFGTSMLQLNLFDPSLMILYLSGVVFGPAVMPYLLIYIHIGKIILAGLMCYQFLSCFSFSTGSRLLASYVYAFNGFLIVWGQHYQFSMIMVYLPLFLFLLEKALHRDRFSPSVAILTTCIIIYSYYTGYMTMITGGIYLIFRLFFMENLAWKTRFKRFFINCSSMLLGICMGLFSLLPAFALVNNVSSRLDSNMGIFQRIFSSIAPYPLEYYPTLILRFFSSNLEGIGNADIYMPYRGYTNYYEAPNVFFSVLFVVLAVQYIFYLFHSKESLRQKATQWGLVFLTGAALLLMAGSLIFNGFSSPFSRHTFVLMPLFALLIAKMTDVIFTEKFFHIPGALITVVCSTILYFLCYKRVALTPSVKLNILILWGSALLMILLLFLVSRKKTLSRLTPSALFVLLASITALSVISDSHITARGRSSVVKGDADYFDYLYNSDMESLLNYVKNTDPTFYRLEKTFARASYCMESCAQDYRGIGTYNSTLNKNLIEFTEKIIPNMNLFNFSRTTYRHIAHDDVFATLFGIKYLVTEDGNYSSDAYQLVKQFGSLYLYQNQYAASVGRLYTQTMDQATYEASAPSIDASGLLSQTAITESPGPLSIPADRLSAFTKRNLPDYVSYDSPALSTFLDSDTKAISWSTDVNIPLNPELSGQNAPVTMHFNIHCELPPAITFITNNGKADTSSFELTRLTHSADSNYAVSLTIPADTRYLHCITRYQGVEFTLSGVSFTSQSPAGSLSEDPGIVVNNTTNDSKLTGTIAADRDSLAFFAIPYETGWQASVDGQPAELIRTDYGFSGFYVTAGRHTFTLTYSAPLLKEGILLSGISFLVFLSITWISRKRNPRQL, from the coding sequence ATGTTCTTTTCCAGTAAATTAAAAATGTTGAAAAAGTATCCGCGCCTGATCCTGGCTCTCGGACTGCTTGTTTCTGCCTGTCTGGTCTACTACCAGTATGTCTTCGGCAATTCCATTTTTATCTTTAATGACATAGGTGCTGATACACAGCAGCAATATATCATGCAGTACAATTCAATCGTAAATCATATCCGTGACGGCAACTTTTCTGCCTGGGATTTTACCAATGGGTTTGGAACAAGTATGCTGCAGTTGAATCTGTTCGATCCCTCTTTGATGATTCTTTATCTGTCAGGCGTCGTCTTCGGACCGGCAGTCATGCCTTATTTGCTGATTTATATTCATATAGGAAAGATTATTCTGGCAGGTCTGATGTGTTATCAGTTTCTTTCCTGTTTTTCTTTTTCCACCGGAAGCCGTCTGCTGGCATCCTATGTTTATGCCTTTAACGGTTTTCTGATTGTCTGGGGACAGCATTATCAATTTTCAATGATCATGGTGTATCTGCCGTTATTTTTGTTTCTGTTGGAAAAAGCACTGCACCGGGACCGGTTTTCCCCTTCCGTTGCCATACTTACCACCTGTATTATTATCTATAGCTATTATACAGGATATATGACGATGATAACCGGAGGCATTTACCTTATCTTCCGCCTGTTTTTTATGGAGAATCTGGCATGGAAAACACGTTTTAAAAGATTTTTCATAAATTGTTCCTCCATGCTTCTGGGAATCTGTATGGGGCTTTTTTCCCTGCTTCCGGCCTTTGCGCTTGTAAATAATGTTTCCTCTCGTCTGGATAGTAATATGGGAATTTTTCAGCGTATCTTCTCAAGTATTGCCCCATATCCCCTGGAATATTACCCCACTTTGATACTTCGGTTTTTTTCATCAAACCTGGAAGGAATCGGGAATGCCGACATCTACATGCCTTACCGGGGGTATACGAATTATTATGAAGCACCAAATGTGTTTTTCTCTGTATTGTTTGTGGTTCTGGCTGTACAGTATATTTTTTATCTGTTCCATTCCAAGGAAAGCCTCCGCCAAAAGGCTACGCAGTGGGGATTGGTTTTCCTGACTGGTGCTGCATTACTCCTTATGGCAGGCAGTCTGATTTTTAATGGATTTTCATCTCCGTTTTCAAGACATACATTTGTATTGATGCCCTTGTTTGCACTGTTGATTGCAAAAATGACCGATGTGATTTTTACGGAAAAGTTTTTTCATATTCCCGGGGCTCTTATAACCGTGGTCTGCAGCACCATACTTTATTTTCTTTGTTATAAAAGAGTTGCATTGACGCCTTCGGTAAAACTGAATATCCTGATTTTATGGGGAAGCGCACTCCTTATGATTCTGCTCCTGTTTCTGGTGTCCCGTAAGAAAACTTTATCCAGGCTGACTCCGTCCGCACTGTTTGTACTGCTGGCATCTATTACCGCACTCAGCGTCATTAGTGACTCACATATAACAGCCAGAGGGCGTTCCTCTGTTGTAAAGGGAGATGCAGATTATTTTGATTACCTCTATAATTCAGACATGGAATCCCTGCTAAATTACGTGAAGAATACAGACCCGACTTTTTACCGTCTGGAAAAAACCTTTGCGAGGGCTTCTTACTGTATGGAATCCTGTGCACAGGATTACCGTGGAATCGGTACCTATAATTCAACGCTGAACAAAAACCTCATTGAATTCACCGAAAAAATCATTCCGAATATGAATTTGTTTAACTTCTCCAGAACCACATACCGCCACATCGCGCATGATGATGTATTTGCCACTTTATTCGGAATTAAATATCTTGTGACCGAAGACGGGAATTACAGCAGTGATGCTTATCAGCTGGTAAAGCAATTTGGTTCTTTATACCTGTATCAGAATCAATATGCAGCGTCTGTCGGACGTCTGTACACGCAGACCATGGATCAGGCTACCTATGAAGCCTCCGCGCCATCGATTGATGCTTCCGGGCTTTTATCGCAGACAGCAATCACCGAATCGCCCGGCCCGCTCTCCATTCCCGCCGATCGCCTGAGTGCCTTTACAAAACGGAATCTGCCCGATTATGTATCTTATGATTCACCTGCACTTAGCACCTTCCTGGATTCTGATACAAAAGCCATAAGCTGGAGCACCGATGTAAATATACCACTGAACCCGGAGCTTTCCGGGCAGAATGCCCCTGTTACCATGCATTTTAACATTCACTGCGAACTGCCTCCTGCCATTACATTTATTACAAATAACGGCAAGGCAGACACCTCAAGCTTTGAACTTACCAGATTGACACATTCCGCAGATTCGAATTATGCGGTCTCCCTCACGATTCCAGCTGATACAAGATATCTGCACTGTATCACACGGTATCAGGGTGTGGAGTTTACATTAAGCGGTGTGTCCTTTACCTCGCAGAGTCCTGCCGGCAGCCTATCCGAAGATCCCGGTATTGTTGTGAATAATACCACGAATGACAGTAAACTAACGGGCACCATTGCGGCTGACCGGGACAGCCTTGCATTTTTTGCTATTCCCTACGAGACCGGCTGGCAGGCGTCCGTTGATGGGCAACCTGCGGAACTCATTCGGACAGACTATGGATTTTCAGGGTTTTATGTCACAGCCGGCCGCCATACTTTTACGCTCACCTACAGTGCTCCTTTATTAAAAGAAGGAATTCTTTTAAGCGGAATATCCTTTCTGGTTTTCCTTTCGATTACATGGATATCCAGAAAAAGAAACCCCCGGCAGTTATAA
- a CDS encoding glycosyltransferase family 2 protein, whose protein sequence is MKKKISLIVPCYNEEEALPFFYKEISRVSDEMNNYDFELIFVDDGSKDKTLETLQKLSAKDKRITYISFSRNFGKEAAMYAGFINASGEYVAVMDADMQDPPSLLPEMAAYLTSGEYDSVATRRVNREGEPRIRSFFARAFYRIINKISDADIVDGARDYRLMKREMVDAIIEMGEYNRFSKGIYGWVGFKTKWLPFQNAERIAGETKWSFWKLFKYSLDGIINFSQVPLSIASWSGILLTGIALLIILFICIRKLLFGDPVAGWASLTCIIMFIGGIQLFCMGIIGQYLSKMYLEIKKRPHYIVRQTNREDTVKKVQ, encoded by the coding sequence ATGAAGAAGAAGATATCGCTAATTGTGCCTTGCTATAATGAAGAAGAGGCGCTGCCATTTTTTTATAAAGAGATTTCCAGGGTCAGTGACGAGATGAACAATTATGATTTTGAATTAATTTTTGTTGACGATGGTTCAAAGGATAAAACACTTGAAACACTCCAAAAGCTTTCGGCGAAGGATAAACGCATTACATATATATCATTTTCACGGAATTTTGGAAAAGAAGCTGCCATGTATGCAGGATTTATCAATGCGAGCGGAGAATATGTAGCTGTTATGGATGCAGATATGCAGGACCCTCCGTCATTATTGCCAGAGATGGCAGCATATTTGACAAGCGGTGAATATGACAGTGTGGCTACCAGGCGCGTGAACCGTGAGGGAGAGCCAAGAATAAGATCATTTTTTGCACGTGCATTTTACAGGATAATCAACAAAATATCAGATGCAGATATCGTAGATGGGGCAAGGGACTATCGGCTGATGAAGCGTGAGATGGTTGATGCTATTATAGAAATGGGAGAATATAATCGGTTTTCAAAAGGTATATATGGTTGGGTTGGGTTTAAGACAAAATGGCTACCCTTTCAGAATGCAGAGCGTATTGCGGGAGAGACAAAGTGGAGTTTCTGGAAGCTGTTTAAATACAGTCTGGATGGGATAATTAATTTTTCTCAGGTGCCCTTATCAATAGCATCATGGAGTGGGATATTATTAACTGGCATCGCGCTATTAATAATTTTATTTATCTGTATACGAAAATTATTGTTTGGGGATCCGGTAGCAGGATGGGCATCTCTGACATGTATTATTATGTTTATTGGAGGAATTCAACTATTTTGTATGGGAATTATAGGACAGTATCTGTCTAAAATGTACTTGGAAATTAAGAAACGACCACATTATATTGTCAGGCAAACCAACAGAGAAGATACAGTAAAAAAAGTTCAATAA